From the genome of Oryza glaberrima chromosome 1, OglaRS2, whole genome shotgun sequence:
tttgcggATGCACACCCTATTTTGTTACATGTGGGCTAAAAGAACATCTACatgtaaaaatattttggaTGTTGTTTGGTTCAGACACGtatagaaaaatcgtttttcgtAAACAGGCCTCTCAAAGCAATGCAAAAATATTGACGAACCCGGCATAAAAAATTAGCTATAGTGGACTATGATTCTTAATGTGTTAGATTGCCTCTATGTCAATGTATATCTatccctacttaaaaaattgtaATTTTCTATTCGTCATACTCCGTTTCATCCATCATCCAAGTCCGACTGCCTTTGGCCTCATGATCATGATTTCTCCCTATGCCTCTATCACTCCTCCTCACCTTCCCTAACCTTCGCCGCCACAACGCCATGGCCTGGCGACCTCCACTTCGCACCACTTCTCCTCTCCCAATCCTAACCCATATGTCTTCTTTGTCTCTAGCCTCACCTTCTCGCGCGCATGGCACCGATAAGCAGGCACGGGTGTGTGGACAGCCCCCTCTTCCTCCCAAGTCACAACCCAGCCCTAGCCTTCTCCCTTGTGTGCCATGTGCCTTCTCGTGTGCATGCCCGACGACCTGGTTTGGAGCTAGGGGCAACGCAGCCAGCATCTGGCCTCCTCCAATTGACCATATGAAATCGAATTCAAGGTGAGCATGAAGCTCCAACTGCTGTATGCGCGGGAGGAGGTGAAGAGACCGTCGATGCCCACCACGCTCCTTTGTTTTCTTGCGTGCCATTTGAGATAAGTAACAGTAACCTAGGGTCCTGGAGTCTCCCTTCGACAACATATTCAATTCTACGGAGAATCTTTCTGCTTTAAATTTATATTCCAGATCATGAAATGAAATAAGTAAGTTCCGGAACATTGATCCAACAATAAACTTAGCTATAcaaagaaaataatttgtaacCCACCAAGTCAACAATTATGAAGCTCTTGgattaaaacaaaacaatgttgcatactataaaaaaatagatattaaTGTACATTTTGAGCAACGTTACCATTTACAGAAGCTGATGTAAATATTACTCAACTAAAATGGCTATAGTGACGGCGCATGGAGCGGCCGCTGGGCAATGCCACGTCGGATAGGAACAGTGCGCAGAgtgaaaatttttcaaaaaaacccTCTGATTTATGCGTAATTAGATCTAGGTTCCCCACAAACAGTTCTCCTGAAATGTTATTTTACACAGGGGTCCTTCTAAAAACCAGATATTCTGTGCGAAGGACTTAAAAAATCGTGAAGCCGGATATATATAAGGAAGAAGATTATTAAAATTAAgcaataaataataaaaaatcattataaaaatgaccatcgtcttcaaaattttcacaacCACATGTAACGAAGAGTTTGATCACGCGTCTCTCACTTGTCATGTTGTCCACCTAAAAACCACACACAGCCACTTGTGCTACTAGCCTTGTATAAGGCTATAAGCATATCACCGGTCACTGACACGTGGCCCCACAAACCGCCACCCTGCCCCCGCGACTACTGGCGCGCGCCTTCTGGACTCTTCCTGACCCTTTTTTGGCGGGCGACGCACGGTGCCCTTGACGTCCACGTCGACCGCGACCACCAACCTCTGACCCCGTCGCcctccacgtcgccgcctccttctcccccgccgacgtggccgccgcctccgccaccaccaccgctcccCACCTCCCCGTGACCTTCTCGATCTCCCCGCCTATTTATGCTCGTCTCGTCACccgcagcagcagtagcagcagaagaactgaagaagagTGATCTAGCTAGCTCGCTCGCCTGAGTTCTTTGCTTCAATTCGATCCTCGCTAAGCTTCCTccagctcgatcgatctctctctgcGTTTTAGTTGGTTAATTTTTGTGTTTGAGTTATTTGCAATGGCGGCCGCTACCATGGCGCTGAGCAGctccttcgccgtcgccgccgctgctgctggtggcgcGCCATGGCGTGGTGTCGTCTCCgctggccgcgccgcgcctcgccggcgTGTCGCGCTCGTCGTCAGGGCCCAGTCCGAGGTGAGCTGAGCATGCCACGCTTGATTGACTTGATCACTGTGTGTTCTGGTGATTGCTTCTTAATTTGCTAACTTGGGATTGATCGTTCTGCAGCCGGAGGTGGAGCCGACGAAGGAGGAGAcggccacgtcgtcgtcgtccccgtctCCGGCGACGACCCCGACTCcgagccccgcggcggcggcgcccaagGCGAATCCGGCGGCGAGCACGAAGCTGTGGGACGTGCTGGCGTTCAGCgggccggcgccggagcggaTCAACGGGCGGCTGGCGATGGTGGGGTTCGTGTCGGCGCTGGCCGTGGAGgcgtcgcgcggcggcgggctcctggACCAGGCCGGCAGCGGGAGCGGGCTGGCGTggttcgccgccaccgccgccgtgctctcCGCGGCGTCGCTGGTGCCGCTGCTCCGCGGCGAGACCGCGgaggcgaggagcggcggcgtgatgagcgccgacgccgagctcTGGAACGGGCGGTTCGCCATGCTCGGCCTCGTCGCGCTCGCCTTCACCGAGTTCCTCACCGGCTCGCCGCTCGTCAACgtctaatttaattaattaattaagctgtaCGTACAATACGTGCATGTACGTATGCGTGTACTGGGTAGATAGCTAGGGATGTGTATGTATGCACTGTAGCCAATAGCAAGCTTGATAGTGCTTGGTGTACTACCTTGGAATTTGAAAAaggaattcaaattttgaaactcGCAAAATATTCGTGGGAAATTTGGATGTTTGATACAGATCCATCTCGCATAGGGGAACCAAATGTATTGGCAACCATATTTTTGGACACTACGATTTGAACTCTGATGTGAACAGTACTGGTGGATAGAGTCACGTAGTACAAACTAACAGCTACGATAAACAAATTTCAATTGACACTGTTTTAGGCATCGTTGTCTTCGCTCTCTTCTAGAGCACAATTCGTTCCTAGAGCAACCAAAATATTTCCATggcattttttaaaagaatattcAAACCTTCAATGGCTCtatgaaattaatttatatcTAAATGCTATacatttcatgaaaaaaaatggaaataaagAAGGTAGATTGTAATTAGTCAGTTATAAGAAGTTACGCTGAGATGGATGCCATATAATTCTACACATGTTTAAATGCTGATTGAAGTTATCCATAACTAAGTGTAATGCAGCAAAAGCCCTCTGATTAATTAGTCGAATTATAAGAGGGCTTATTCATACTCCCCCCAACCAAAAGTTTATAGCATATTTCTTTTATCACAAAGACCAAGTAGAAACTAACTTATTTCACATataacaaagaaaaaataatatgcaTTCATGATTCATGCAACTAGTATTACAATGTTTGCTTGAATTTTAgttaacaatttaatttagcattGTAAAAAGTACAAGTCCTTCATTTAAGTCTTTGATGCATATGGAGACGCATATCtcatttggagaaaaaaaaacagaaaataaatAAGCTTTAAAACTTTTGGACGAATGGAGTAATGAAAAAACTTTTACAGGATTTTTATGGACACTTAAttgaaaaacattaaaagatCCCATAACATTCCTTCGTTAATCGTTATAAAGAGATCCCAGTTTTACACCCGTAGCTAGGTTATCATAATCAATTAAGCTAGCATGCACGGCACAAATTAAGCTCTAGAACAGCGCTAAAGAAAATGATGGAACAAAACGCCAATAAAACGGTCACTAACATTGTTTTGCCGTCTCCTCTCGAGTTGTCGTTCTTGCATGCGGAAATTGCTGCCACTTTGTTGGCCAAATGGAGATGGAGGCTGCTAACTAGCCACGCCGGGTGGTGCATGATCAGTGATATGACCTCTTCGCGGTGGCCTCGATGTCCACGTTGAGCAACCAATGAACATGGACCCCAATCACCCCAGCTAGGCTCCATGGGCAATTTTGGTTTGAAGCTTGTcataattttgtcttttttttaaagacaaTGGATATGTAGAAATGCGATCTTGAAACTCATTTTGGTTTAAAGCATGCCATAATTTTGGTTGTTTCACGAAGCGGGTGCAGCTTAATGggttagttcttttttttttaaaaaaaaagaagtctatCCACTcaagtttaatttaattttctaAACTTAGCACATGTACTTGTAATTTAGTGATAGACGCTAACTATGGTGTGTGTGTTTATATGGTCACGTGTGTTTGTAcaatattttctaaaagaaaaaatagttgtGTCAAATCTTAAGCCAACTTTAGATAGATTTGCCCCAGCTAATATTGATTCCAACGAAATGACTACAGTCTATAAAGGGTAAGAATTGGCAACAAACCAAAATAGCCCGATGCGGCGTGACTGACGACCCAGCCTCACTCCACGTAGGTAGACGTACAACACGTACGATTGTTGATTGTTCATTTACTGTATCAACGATAGCTCAGTAAAATCGTATTACCTGTAAGgtacaaagaaataaaaatgacTAAAATGTCCATCACTTTAACAAATCCTAATGCAATTGTCTCTCATTTTAACAAACCCTAATACAAATCTCAATGCAATCGTCTATTATTTTAACATACCCCAATATATGTCCTCTACCTTTATAAACTTTTAATGCAATTATGGCttaaaagataaaattatttagagacaaataaaattatgaataaataaagttattttgagacGAAAGGAATTATGCGTGAAATGGGAAAGCAGGCAGGCAAAACTCCTACCATCCTCTTCACAACGAATTCATCTAGTTCTCACAACACAAATGGATCAGGACAAGTTACATCAGGAACCAGCTTAACCATGCCGGTCGCTACTACTAGTAACTAGTGTTACACAGAGGTACAAATGGCAGGCAAGATCATCACCCGAGCTTGCTCCTCAACTGCTCCGGCAGTGAGGCTCCGAACACCTGGGCGAGAGCCATCTTCTGCCTCTTATTCAGCCTGCACAGCTCCAGTCCCCCGCAGGACTTGCCAGTCAGCAGCTTGCGCCCATCGTCTACAGCTTTCCTTCTCAGGGAGCACAGCTGTGCAGATGGTTCGGTTGTGATCGCACTATCGGCATCGGCTTCGGCTTCAGCTTCATCTGCTCCCCAGTCCAACTCATCGTCGGTCATACCCTTCGAAGCCTCATTTGCTGATTCAGGGGCTTCACCGTTATCGTCTTTCGCAGGTGTGGTCTCCGTGTGGCTGTCAGTCCCCCACCATTTCATAGTTTGCAAAGACAAGCCAGATGATGGAAATCCGTACTTGAAGTCGTCCATGTAGGTTGGGATGCCTTTGGTTTGGGTACCATAGGACAAGATTGCTGATCCACCCAACACATTTTGTTTTCCTGGGGGTGAGACTTGTCCTGCCTTCGAACTTCCCTGTTGAGATTTTGCCACTCCTTGAAAAGCGCCTGGTGATCTATCAATATGTCCAGATTTAAGTGTCAGAACAAATGCTGCAAACCGCTTCAATAGTGACAATAGATCATCATATGGTGCTTGATGCAGAGAACTGAAAAACCAAATTAGACTACAATAGTGGTAACTGGTAACAACAGAGGGAAAGTTGATAGCATCCAAGTGTGAAAACATAGAAACACGCAGCCTCGGGTCAGAGAGTCCCACAGAGGGATGGTCTAAACTGTTGTTGTGGTCAGGTTTACCTGGTAACCAACCCAATGTCCCACTCTACTGCCCCAGCATCCATACTCAGACAGCGGATGGTCAGTAGAATCCTGAGCAATGAACCACTACAAAAACACACTGTATGCAAGTAttgcacaaatattttttttccagctGAAATTCATAAGCACAATTATCCATGTTCACAGCTCAAAGTAGCcataaaaggaataatagaacaCCTAAGGGTCATGAGACCAACAACCGAGTTTAAGCAGTTAAATCAGACAAGCCAAAAGCTAGTAGCAGTAAAAGTTTACTAAGCAGAAGCTACAAGTACAATTAAAATTGTCATGTGCTTTTAGATTTATAATACAGATTAGCGACAAGAaggcaagaatgagcatatcaTTAACTTTTTCTATTGCACTACATAGCTTAAGTTAATGGTGATATTGTCTGCAGTAAAACGTGCATAGACTCTCAAGTTATACAGGGTCCAGAGCAGAAATCTTAGTAGCAGATAAAAAAAACTGGGACAAATTCTTCTCAAAATTAATAagtaaatttatgaaaaaacaGATTGTCCTGTAAATTAGTTCCATCCCTTATGATATATGTATTACTTGGCCACATATATGTTCATCACTGTTGTTTACAACATAGTGCATTCAGCATAACTTGAATCTGCTGGCAGTACAAGCTACAATCAGTCGCAATAGGAATTACCATAGGACACTGCCATAAAACAGCCAATATTACAACTGGGATGGAGTTGGACTGTAACAGAATATCCAGATCTACCATAGATGATAATTATCAGTCCAGATAGATAAGAGAACAAGGAAATGCTGGAATTTCAAGTACTACTTTCTTCACATCTTGTACTAGTTAAGCGTGATATTACACTGAAATATTCATGCGAGTAGAAAAAGCTTTGAATTATTCCATCAACTACCTCAGTATACTCTGTTGATTATCAAGAAAATAGCACTAGCAGGCAGTTGTCGTGGCTAACATTCAGTGAGAACCAAGCATGTCCAGTTAACATTTGCAGAAGAGAGAAGACATATTTATTATTGCACAGGAAACAGGAATAAAATATGGGCATCAACACAATCAAGTTAAAACGCACTACTCACACTGTTGATAGACCAGATGCGCTTAGAGCCTTCTGTTTTGCAACTTTAGATATCTCAAGAAGTCCCTTGGCTTTCTCTCTTTCAGCGTTTTTTGTGTCATCACCAGACTTCCCAGATACAAGCTGCAAGCATGaatatttaagaaaaataatataaataattggATTGCAAAGAAGAAACTAAGAACAAAGCTGGGAAAACATAATCAATATGCGGAAGAGAAGACAACATGGGGTAGAAATAGCTTTCAGACTGTAGTTGTTCTATGTTTGCATGCAGAATAGAGTAAATACCATCTTCAATAACAGTTTGAACCAACTCACTATGGGCATTCGAGTAGCCATTGAACAAGCTTTAACCAATTATGCAGCTAGACAGCATATTTCAGTTATCGAATATTTACCGGAAGGAGTATTTTATtagggaaatttaactattcgCCACTCAACAGTGATGGCTTCAACGATTTGCCATTTTACAGATgccaattaattatttgccactaaACAGACGTGCACTCTTAATAAAACGCCATGTTACCTATTTTGTTCACTATTTCCCGCCTAAACACAAGGATTCGCCTATTCTCCTTCCTGTTTTACCCTTCATCCTACCATGTCCTCAGTCTGTTTTCTCCATGGCAAAGGCTGCCACCTCCAGTTCTCAATCAAGGCACGCACCAAGTGCATCCCAGAAGCCACAGGTGCTGTGATTGACGCTTCTGATGATGGCCTTTTGTTTCTTAGCAGCAGTTCTGTTAGCAGCTGATTGTGGAATAAAATAATTCATCCATCTTAGTAACTAGTCAATACCAAGGAATTAGACTTATATTTCTTCGATGTCTTCGGCCTGTGTCAGGAAGAGCTCTGAATTAATGGATGATTGCCATGGCGGAGCAAGGGGTGGTCGCTATCTGTTCTGGTTAGAGGCAGCCAGCATGGGAGGACAAGGGAGGTGGAGTTTTACTGAGAGCGCACATCAAATTTAGTGGAAAGCAATGAATTACCACCTACATAATAGGGCTTCTAGGGCATAGAATCTAGCGCCTCTTTTCTTCCTTCGAAGCAAACTTCAATCTTTCACGAACATCTTCAAGTAGCCAACATCCGACATAATTCATTCGTCTCCTTGCTTACTTTTTGGGATACGCTTAATTCAACTATTAAGATAAGCCTTTGATGAGTACGATATCAGTTCCTAAAGCAGTCTACCTTGTAAATTGTTAAAGCCACCAACTGCTGCAAAATATATAAGCAAAGAGAGCACCATGTTTACATATAGGATACAACCACTGCATACTTCTCTTTGCTCAAATAGCCCTAATTAGAACAAGCATGCAAGTTCTCATCGGCAAAtagctttctttcttccttctcgCACCAGTGATTTCCTCGTCAGTTAGACATTCAACACAATCACTCAAAAACACAGGAACCAGCTCATGAAACTAATCTGCTGAATTCCTCGTCAGTTCTGACATTCAAGTTCAACACAATCACTCGAGAACACAGGAATCGGCTCATGAAACAGGGCAAAACATACCTTTCGATACGGCCACCTGACGATGCCGTGGCTGCGGCAAATCCTCTTCAAAACGCTGGTGCAAACACCTgcaaatccccccccccccccccaaaagtTCGTTCAGCTGCTGCGCGGCCCTCAAATCGAGCCAGGCGACGGATCTCGCCCACATCTGGAgaaggacagagagagagagagcgagggcGGGCGGGATTACCGAGGATGGAGGCTGCCTCTGCGATTGGTAGCGAGAAGAGCTTGGAGATCTCCTCGTACGACAACGATACCCTCGTCGGCTTCTGCGGCTGCGCCTCGGAAGCCGGAGGAGCCGGagtcggcaccgccgccgccgccaccggctgctgctcctgctgctgctgcggctgctgctgcggctgggCAGTGGAAGCCATGGGAGCCGCGCACATAACAGCGCGGGTGGCGTGGGAATCGACTTCGCGCGGGATAGATCGGGGCGCGCGCGAACCG
Proteins encoded in this window:
- the LOC127765973 gene encoding low molecular mass early light-inducible protein HV60, chloroplastic-like, whose product is MAAATMALSSSFAVAAAAAGGAPWRGVVSAGRAAPRRRVALVVRAQSEPEVEPTKEETATSSSSPSPATTPTPSPAAAAPKANPAASTKLWDVLAFSGPAPERINGRLAMVGFVSALAVEASRGGGLLDQAGSGSGLAWFAATAAVLSAASLVPLLRGETAEARSGGVMSADAELWNGRFAMLGLVALAFTEFLTGSPLVNV
- the LOC127760472 gene encoding uncharacterized protein LOC127760472; the protein is MCAAPMASTAQPQQQPQQQQEQQPVAAAAVPTPAPPASEAQPQKPTRVSLSYEEISKLFSLPIAEAASILGVCTSVLKRICRSHGIVRWPYRKLVSGKSGDDTKNAEREKAKGLLEISKVAKQKALSASGLSTVSPGAFQGVAKSQQGSSKAGQVSPPGKQNVLGGSAILSYGTQTKGIPTYMDDFKYGFPSSGLSLQTMKWWGTDSHTETTPAKDDNGEAPESANEASKGMTDDELDWGADEAEAEADADSAITTEPSAQLCSLRRKAVDDGRKLLTGKSCGGLELCRLNKRQKMALAQVFGASLPEQLRSKLG